A window from Mycolicibacterium tokaiense encodes these proteins:
- a CDS encoding AMP-binding protein: MRTLTQALEEQASHAGDRPFLQWTDHEPLGYAQVYDEVRRYAGGLAGLGVDAGDTVLMMLPNSLDLVRIWFACNAIGALEVPVNTFLRGAFLQHVLTDAQARVLVIDTDHLPYLAEITLPPELDTLVVVGGTGPMPAGLRMVPITDLAAATPVDTLRPAAPGDLSAIYYTSGTTGAAKGIMFTYGQGCVTAANYLEATGATGDDVFFCCMPLFHSNAQILQVLAPLLVGARVSIWPEFSASRWLDQVRSVGATVTNTLGVMSEFVHRQPARSDDADNPLRIVQTIPAPAAIVGDFEQRFGVTCIDGYGLTDVGMVAFRRHDEPLVAGSSGTPMATFELMIADPDTDVALPAGEIGEILLRPCVADGFMRGYWNRPEATIKAWRNLWFHTGDAGFLDSAGRLHFCDRLGDSIRVRGENISSAEIEAVAARHPAVVQCAAVAVPSDVGDYDVLLAVVVAPGHDLHPADLVRFCEGRMPYFAVPRYVELLEELPMTATQKVRKVVLRDRGVQAGTWDRVAAGLVVTR, translated from the coding sequence TGCGCACCCTGACCCAGGCGCTCGAAGAGCAGGCCAGCCATGCCGGCGACAGGCCGTTCCTGCAGTGGACCGACCACGAGCCGTTGGGTTACGCCCAGGTGTACGACGAGGTGCGCCGGTACGCCGGCGGCCTCGCCGGACTGGGTGTCGACGCCGGCGACACCGTGTTGATGATGCTGCCCAACAGTCTGGACCTGGTACGGATCTGGTTCGCCTGCAATGCCATCGGCGCCCTCGAGGTTCCGGTGAACACCTTCCTGCGCGGTGCGTTCCTACAGCACGTCCTCACCGACGCGCAGGCACGGGTGCTCGTCATCGACACCGACCACCTGCCGTACCTGGCCGAGATCACCCTGCCGCCGGAGCTGGACACCCTCGTGGTGGTGGGTGGGACCGGGCCGATGCCGGCTGGGCTGCGGATGGTGCCGATCACAGACCTGGCCGCCGCCACCCCGGTCGACACGCTGCGTCCGGCCGCACCCGGCGACCTGTCCGCGATCTACTACACCTCGGGCACCACCGGGGCGGCCAAAGGCATCATGTTCACCTACGGCCAGGGCTGCGTCACCGCAGCCAACTATCTCGAAGCCACCGGGGCCACCGGTGACGACGTGTTCTTCTGTTGCATGCCGCTGTTCCACAGCAACGCCCAGATCCTGCAGGTGCTGGCGCCGCTGCTGGTCGGCGCGCGGGTGTCGATCTGGCCGGAGTTCAGCGCCTCTCGGTGGCTGGACCAGGTGCGCTCGGTCGGCGCCACCGTCACCAACACCCTGGGGGTGATGAGTGAGTTCGTGCATCGGCAGCCGGCCCGGTCCGATGACGCGGACAACCCGCTGCGCATCGTGCAGACCATTCCGGCACCGGCGGCGATCGTCGGGGACTTCGAGCAGCGCTTCGGAGTCACCTGCATCGACGGGTACGGACTGACCGACGTCGGCATGGTGGCATTCCGCCGCCACGACGAGCCGCTGGTCGCCGGCAGCAGCGGTACGCCGATGGCCACCTTCGAACTGATGATCGCCGATCCCGACACCGACGTGGCGCTACCTGCCGGCGAGATCGGCGAGATCCTGCTGCGGCCGTGCGTCGCCGACGGGTTCATGCGCGGCTACTGGAACCGGCCCGAGGCCACCATCAAGGCCTGGCGCAACCTGTGGTTCCACACCGGCGACGCCGGGTTCCTGGATTCGGCGGGACGGCTGCACTTCTGCGACCGGTTGGGGGACTCGATCCGGGTGCGCGGGGAGAACATCTCCTCGGCCGAGATCGAAGCGGTGGCCGCCCGCCATCCGGCTGTCGTCCAATGTGCGGCTGTCGCAGTGCCGTCCGACGTCGGCGATTACGACGTGCTACTGGCCGTGGTCGTGGCGCCGGGGCACGACCTGCACCCCGCCGACCTGGTCCGGTTCTGCGAAGGGCGGATGCCGTACTTCGCCGTGCCCCGTTATGTCGAACTGCTGGAGGAACTTCCGATGACTGCCACACAGAAGGTACGCAAGGTCGTGTTGCGTGACCGCGGCGTGCAGGCCGGCACCTGGGACCGGGTGGCGGCCGGGCTGGTGGTGACCAGGTGA
- a CDS encoding DUF2855 family protein: MNGWQLCIDRTDPGRTELRDAEVPEAGAGQAVLRTSLVAVTANTTAYAELGESLRYFDFFPTGDTTWGVSPMWGFADVVASETRGIEPGTRFYGFVPSASHAVVTPQLVTEGRFRDVGGVRDELPPSYSNYLATTHDRGWFPPDREDLQVVFRPLFITSWALADWLSDSDALGVDRVVISSASSKTAFGAAYLLARNDRRPRTIGLTSPANRDYVTDLGVYDEVIGYDDVDALTPVGTSLYVDLAGSAVLRAGLRAGLGASLVREVVVGLTHHEGLPSAGSTSAPEFWFAPDHLKRRGQDWGPGILHTRFSEDYRAALPALARSVHVEQVAGPEALQQAWHGVLGNTAAAGVTPVVHL, encoded by the coding sequence GTGAACGGCTGGCAGCTGTGCATCGACCGCACCGACCCCGGCCGGACCGAGCTCCGCGACGCCGAGGTTCCGGAAGCCGGTGCAGGGCAGGCGGTGTTGCGCACCAGCCTGGTGGCGGTCACCGCCAACACCACCGCGTACGCCGAACTCGGCGAGTCCCTGCGCTATTTCGACTTCTTCCCCACCGGCGACACGACGTGGGGGGTGAGCCCGATGTGGGGGTTCGCCGACGTCGTGGCCAGCGAGACCCGCGGTATCGAGCCGGGAACACGGTTCTACGGGTTCGTGCCATCGGCCAGTCACGCGGTGGTCACGCCGCAGTTGGTGACCGAGGGCCGCTTTCGTGATGTCGGCGGGGTCCGCGATGAGCTGCCACCGTCCTACAGCAACTATCTGGCCACCACTCATGATCGCGGCTGGTTCCCGCCTGATCGTGAGGACCTGCAGGTGGTGTTCCGTCCGCTTTTCATCACCTCGTGGGCCCTGGCGGACTGGTTGAGCGACAGCGACGCGTTGGGGGTGGATCGGGTGGTGATCTCGTCGGCGTCGAGCAAGACCGCATTCGGCGCCGCCTACCTGTTGGCCCGCAACGACCGCCGCCCGCGAACCATCGGCCTGACCTCACCCGCCAACCGCGACTATGTCACCGACCTCGGGGTCTACGACGAGGTGATCGGCTACGACGACGTGGACGCCCTGACCCCGGTAGGCACCAGTCTGTACGTCGACCTGGCCGGCAGTGCTGTTCTGCGCGCCGGCCTGCGGGCCGGCCTCGGTGCCAGTCTGGTGCGGGAGGTCGTGGTGGGCCTTACACATCACGAGGGACTTCCGTCCGCCGGTTCGACGTCGGCACCCGAGTTCTGGTTCGCTCCCGATCACCTCAAGCGCCGCGGACAGGACTGGGGGCCCGGGATTCTGCATACGCGCTTCAGCGAGGACTACCGAGCCGCGCTACCCGCCCTGGCCCGGTCGGTACACGTCGAACAGGTTGCCGGGCCGGAGGCGCTGCAGCAGGCATGGCATGGCGTCCTGGGCAACACCGCGGCAGCGGGCGTGACACCGGTGGTGCACCTGTGA
- a CDS encoding HpcH/HpaI aldolase family protein: MQTRSVEAAEAAAATGYDFVVIDMQHGAHSIGEAADLIRAVNGHNVSAVVRLPECSPRLVSHLLDAGAHGVLAPELRSADDARRVVAAAQYAPAGTRGGCPTVQATAHGALPWAQYRAWAADEVMVWGLIETPEAVSAIAQIVETGLHAVVLGPFDLSVAMGHGGDVDHPEVVDALAAVTKTAAAAGVETVAVLFDEVPHVAAGARRWLDHGCRIITASSDRWCLTQGWAGALSRLRSLD, translated from the coding sequence GTGCAAACCCGAAGCGTCGAGGCTGCCGAGGCCGCGGCGGCCACCGGCTACGACTTCGTGGTCATCGACATGCAGCACGGCGCGCACTCCATCGGCGAGGCAGCCGATCTGATCCGTGCGGTCAACGGCCACAACGTATCTGCGGTGGTGAGGCTGCCCGAGTGCTCCCCCCGTCTGGTCAGCCACCTACTCGACGCCGGCGCCCACGGGGTGCTGGCACCCGAGCTGCGCAGTGCCGATGACGCGCGCCGGGTGGTTGCAGCCGCGCAGTACGCGCCCGCCGGTACCCGGGGTGGCTGCCCGACCGTGCAGGCCACCGCGCACGGGGCCCTGCCCTGGGCGCAGTACCGGGCCTGGGCCGCTGACGAGGTGATGGTGTGGGGTCTGATCGAGACACCCGAGGCGGTTTCGGCCATCGCCCAGATCGTCGAGACCGGTCTGCACGCCGTCGTGCTCGGCCCGTTCGACCTCTCGGTGGCCATGGGCCACGGTGGGGACGTCGACCATCCCGAGGTGGTGGACGCGCTTGCGGCAGTGACGAAGACGGCAGCAGCCGCTGGGGTCGAGACGGTCGCTGTGCTGTTCGACGAGGTACCTCACGTCGCAGCCGGAGCCCGGCGCTGGCTGGATCACGGCTGCCGCATCATCACAGCATCGTCGGATCGGTGGTGCCTGACCCAGGGCTGGGCCGGTGCACTGTCGCGACTGCGGTCACTGGACTGA
- a CDS encoding TetR family transcriptional regulator, giving the protein MAADPKLSDLGGRIRALRTEAGLTVRDLADHLHVSPATVSAIENGRTGISAVRIAEVAALLNTPVDTLLNPAGAAPAVRVRADDSDHAQDWRRFEPLVLEQPLRAALEHFSEVGYHATTMRELADRANMSVPGIYHYYSGKEQLLAALLDLTLDDVLDRCGRAIAAGGSSVERFTNLVECMALFHAHRAKLGIVAAGEARGLTGEAAERVRTRGRAVQHLFKAQVLQGCASGAFGTQNPEEAALAVQDMCVGLARWFTEGGRLNAEQIAAQYAEFALNLVECRR; this is encoded by the coding sequence ATGGCCGCCGATCCCAAGCTCAGTGACCTCGGCGGGCGGATCCGCGCCCTGCGCACCGAGGCCGGCCTGACCGTGCGGGACCTTGCCGACCATCTGCACGTCAGCCCGGCCACCGTCAGCGCGATCGAGAACGGGCGCACCGGGATCAGCGCCGTACGGATCGCCGAAGTGGCTGCGCTGCTGAACACGCCGGTGGACACCCTGCTCAACCCCGCAGGCGCCGCACCGGCGGTGCGCGTTCGCGCCGACGACAGCGACCACGCGCAGGACTGGCGACGCTTCGAACCCCTGGTGCTGGAGCAGCCGCTGCGGGCCGCGTTGGAGCACTTCAGCGAGGTCGGCTATCACGCCACCACCATGCGTGAGCTCGCGGACCGGGCCAACATGTCCGTGCCCGGCATCTACCACTACTACAGCGGCAAGGAACAACTGCTGGCAGCACTGCTGGACCTCACGCTCGACGATGTGCTCGATCGGTGCGGGCGCGCCATTGCGGCCGGCGGCTCGTCCGTCGAGCGGTTCACCAACCTGGTCGAATGCATGGCGCTGTTCCACGCCCACCGCGCCAAGCTCGGCATCGTCGCCGCGGGAGAGGCCCGCGGACTCACCGGCGAGGCCGCCGAACGGGTGCGCACCCGCGGCCGCGCCGTCCAGCACCTGTTCAAAGCCCAGGTGCTGCAGGGCTGCGCCAGCGGCGCGTTCGGCACTCAGAACCCGGAGGAGGCTGCGCTGGCGGTGCAGGACATGTGCGTCGGACTGGCCCGCTGGTTCACCGAGGGCGGTCGGCTGAACGCCGAGCAGATCGCCGCCCAATACGCGGAATTCGCGCTCAATCTGGTGGAGTGCCGCCGATGA
- a CDS encoding GlcG/HbpS family heme-binding protein → MTELSLADARSVADRALQDAASQGVAISVAVVDQHGNLVFFARQPGSTLGSVLSSQAKALTSASFGFDTADLVALVQPGQPLYGLHTAAGEGRTFTPLPGAVALRDSDNRLLGAVGIGGAPAPELDHALARSAADQLIGGTPPD, encoded by the coding sequence ATGACCGAACTGTCGCTCGCCGACGCCCGGTCCGTCGCCGATCGTGCCCTGCAGGATGCTGCCTCCCAGGGGGTGGCGATCAGCGTGGCCGTCGTCGACCAGCACGGCAACCTGGTGTTTTTTGCCCGTCAGCCGGGCAGCACGCTCGGCAGCGTGTTGTCCTCGCAGGCAAAGGCTCTCACGTCCGCATCATTTGGCTTCGACACCGCCGATCTCGTCGCGCTCGTCCAACCGGGGCAGCCGCTGTACGGTCTGCACACCGCCGCCGGGGAAGGCCGGACATTCACTCCGCTTCCGGGCGCGGTGGCGCTGCGGGATTCCGACAATAGGCTGCTCGGGGCCGTGGGCATCGGTGGCGCGCCGGCGCCGGAACTGGACCACGCCCTGGCGCGGTCGGCCGCCGATCAGCTCATCGGCGGCACTCCACCAGATTGA
- a CDS encoding SDR family NAD(P)-dependent oxidoreductase, translating into MSGGIRLDGRRAVVTGGAKGIGAAISRQYAAAGARVAVWGRDRVALDAMAEEIGGVAVVCDVTSSDSVQAAAATTNEMLGGIDVLVANAGRPGEGVRYDEVDEATWDDVINTNLTGPWRCVTACVPGFKEQRHGKIILVSSLGAVAGMSRAPAYSAAKTGLLGLSRSTAAALARYNVQCNAVLPGWVETEMTVPELGNDDIRPRLAERSIARRHAQPDEIAGICVYLASSASDFHTADAIRVDGGYLMAV; encoded by the coding sequence GTGAGCGGCGGGATCCGGCTCGACGGCCGCCGCGCTGTGGTGACCGGCGGTGCCAAGGGCATCGGCGCCGCGATCAGCAGACAGTACGCCGCCGCGGGAGCTCGGGTCGCGGTGTGGGGACGTGATCGCGTTGCCCTCGACGCCATGGCCGAGGAGATCGGCGGTGTCGCGGTGGTCTGTGACGTCACCTCGTCCGACTCGGTCCAGGCCGCGGCCGCGACCACCAATGAGATGCTGGGCGGCATCGATGTCCTGGTGGCCAACGCGGGCAGGCCGGGTGAAGGGGTGCGCTACGACGAGGTGGACGAAGCCACCTGGGACGACGTCATCAACACCAATCTGACCGGGCCATGGCGGTGCGTCACCGCGTGTGTGCCGGGCTTCAAGGAGCAGCGGCACGGCAAGATCATCCTGGTCTCCTCGCTCGGCGCCGTCGCCGGAATGTCGCGGGCCCCGGCCTATTCCGCCGCCAAGACCGGGCTTCTGGGCTTGTCGCGCAGCACCGCCGCGGCATTGGCCCGCTACAACGTCCAGTGCAACGCCGTGCTGCCGGGATGGGTCGAAACCGAGATGACAGTGCCTGAGCTCGGCAACGACGACATCCGGCCACGGTTGGCCGAGCGAAGCATCGCGCGCCGTCACGCCCAGCCGGACGAGATCGCCGGCATCTGCGTGTATCTCGCGTCCTCGGCTTCCGACTTCCACACCGCTGACGCGATCCGCGTCGACGGTGGCTATCTCATGGCGGTGTGA
- a CDS encoding TetR/AcrR family transcriptional regulator, which yields MKPQGEDRVLIAAADQFAESGFAAATVRQIAERCGMSTGSLFNRFASKRELLVAAVAEGTVRPDAHVRARLQSVTDPLERLRVLVVAHLEALHGDSRPFVTVALREFHRLDADERQRVVRIRDAFEQLWQSVIDDAVDAGLVSDDPLLRLFLLGAVNHSLQWYRPGAGLSVEELGSRFVAMAVQGAGVPAWSGQRTEFQLSEGGL from the coding sequence ATGAAACCACAGGGTGAGGACCGGGTGCTCATAGCCGCCGCGGATCAGTTCGCGGAATCCGGCTTCGCCGCCGCCACCGTCCGCCAGATCGCGGAGCGGTGCGGCATGTCCACGGGCAGCCTCTTCAACAGGTTCGCCTCCAAGCGTGAGCTGCTTGTGGCCGCGGTGGCGGAGGGCACCGTCCGTCCTGATGCGCACGTCCGGGCGCGGCTGCAGAGTGTCACCGATCCGCTGGAACGGCTACGGGTCCTGGTGGTGGCACATCTCGAGGCGCTGCACGGCGATTCGCGTCCGTTCGTGACGGTGGCACTGCGCGAATTCCACCGCCTCGACGCCGATGAGCGGCAACGGGTGGTGCGAATCCGCGACGCCTTCGAACAGCTGTGGCAGAGCGTCATCGACGACGCGGTGGACGCCGGTCTGGTGTCCGACGATCCGCTGCTGCGGTTGTTCCTGCTGGGCGCGGTGAACCACTCTCTGCAGTGGTACCGACCCGGCGCTGGTCTGTCGGTGGAGGAGCTCGGATCCCGTTTCGTGGCCATGGCCGTCCAAGGCGCAGGGGTGCCCGCCTGGAGCGGGCAGCGAACCGAGTTCCAGCTCTCGGAGGGCGGGCTGTGA
- a CDS encoding 3-hydroxyacyl-CoA dehydrogenase family protein, with protein sequence MRQVHNVLVVGSGLMGSGIAQVAAQSGFEVTLIDTSESALAAADARIQDSLARLQRSGRITDDVADTARDNLTLDLDLDAAAQRADFVIEAIVEDLTPKQQLFERLGKLCAEDVVLGTNTSQFRIESVGQHCLRPERVIGVHWSNPPPLMMLVEIILAPATSRATLEATQRYLESNNRQFVVCRKDVPGFISNRMSTALFMEAARLVDEGIASPAEVDAVAQLMYGHKMGPIATLDLAGLDTALKVSTALSEHYGGDRFTPPPLLADLVAQGRYGQKSGGGFYAAAEEDRRAGHETTG encoded by the coding sequence ATGAGACAGGTGCACAACGTGCTCGTGGTGGGTTCGGGACTGATGGGCAGCGGCATAGCCCAGGTTGCGGCCCAGTCCGGGTTCGAGGTCACACTGATCGACACCTCCGAGAGCGCCCTGGCAGCCGCCGACGCCCGGATCCAGGACAGCCTGGCCCGGCTGCAGCGTTCGGGGAGGATCACCGATGATGTCGCCGACACCGCCCGCGACAACCTGACCCTGGATCTGGACCTCGACGCCGCGGCGCAACGGGCCGACTTCGTGATCGAGGCCATCGTCGAGGACCTGACGCCCAAACAACAGCTCTTCGAACGTCTCGGAAAGCTGTGTGCCGAGGATGTGGTGTTGGGCACCAACACCTCGCAGTTCCGCATCGAGAGCGTCGGTCAGCACTGCCTGCGCCCCGAGCGCGTGATCGGGGTGCACTGGTCGAATCCGCCTCCGCTGATGATGCTGGTCGAGATCATCCTCGCCCCGGCCACGTCGAGGGCCACCCTGGAAGCCACCCAGCGATATCTGGAGTCCAACAACCGGCAATTCGTGGTGTGTCGCAAGGACGTTCCGGGCTTCATCTCCAATCGGATGAGCACCGCGCTCTTCATGGAGGCCGCCCGGCTGGTCGACGAGGGAATAGCCAGCCCGGCCGAGGTCGACGCCGTCGCGCAGCTCATGTACGGCCACAAGATGGGGCCCATCGCCACGCTGGATCTCGCCGGGCTCGACACCGCACTGAAGGTCTCCACGGCACTGTCGGAGCATTACGGCGGTGACCGGTTCACCCCGCCGCCGTTGCTGGCCGATCTGGTGGCACAGGGGCGGTACGGTCAGAAGTCCGGCGGCGGTTTCTACGCAGCCGCAGAGGAGGACAGGAGGGCCGGCCATGAAACCACAGGGTGA
- a CDS encoding acetyl-CoA acetyltransferase, with protein MSGSLRDRIAIVGMGCTKFGENWDSSADDMMIDAVHRALSSVEGLAKSDVEAFWFSTLSTGHSGLPLAKALKVEAPVTRVENFCASGSEAFRNAAFAVAAGVYDVAMAVGVEKLKDSGFSGLTLAEAPSDNTAAEISNPAAYAMLPAAYSEHYGVDSDKLREALTHIAWKNHSNGARNELAQYTSEVPKEKIARAPRVAGDLSVFDCSGVADGAAAAIIVRAEDAYRYTDRPIFLKGMSLHAGSSDGMATAGHQHVSFPEVIACAAEAYGQAGVSDPATQISMAEVHDCFTPTEMILLEDLGFSERGQAWRDVLDGRYDLTGALPVNPDGGLKSFGHPVGASGLRMIYELWLQFRGEAGSRQLPEPRLGLAHNMGGLPGEFISFISIFGPTLDAEPAR; from the coding sequence ATGAGCGGCAGCCTGCGGGACAGGATCGCCATCGTCGGGATGGGATGTACCAAGTTCGGCGAGAACTGGGATTCCTCGGCCGACGACATGATGATCGACGCGGTGCACCGGGCGTTGTCCTCGGTGGAGGGTCTGGCCAAGTCGGACGTGGAGGCCTTCTGGTTCTCCACCTTGTCCACCGGTCATTCGGGGCTGCCGCTGGCGAAGGCGCTCAAGGTGGAGGCGCCGGTCACCCGGGTGGAGAACTTCTGCGCCAGCGGATCGGAGGCCTTTCGCAACGCAGCGTTCGCCGTCGCGGCCGGGGTGTATGACGTGGCCATGGCCGTGGGTGTCGAAAAGCTCAAGGACAGTGGGTTTTCCGGACTCACCTTGGCCGAGGCGCCCAGTGACAACACCGCCGCCGAGATCAGCAACCCGGCGGCCTACGCGATGCTGCCCGCGGCCTACTCCGAACACTACGGCGTGGATTCGGACAAGTTGCGCGAAGCCCTGACCCACATCGCGTGGAAGAACCACAGCAACGGCGCCCGCAACGAGCTGGCGCAGTACACCTCGGAGGTGCCGAAGGAGAAGATCGCCCGGGCACCGCGGGTGGCCGGCGACCTCAGTGTCTTCGACTGCTCCGGGGTGGCTGACGGCGCGGCGGCGGCCATCATCGTGCGGGCCGAGGACGCCTACCGCTACACCGACCGGCCCATCTTTCTCAAAGGGATGTCGCTGCATGCCGGGAGCAGCGACGGCATGGCCACCGCAGGGCATCAGCACGTCAGCTTTCCCGAGGTGATCGCGTGTGCGGCTGAGGCGTACGGTCAGGCCGGGGTCAGTGATCCGGCCACCCAGATCTCGATGGCGGAGGTGCACGACTGCTTCACACCCACCGAAATGATCCTGCTGGAAGACCTGGGATTCTCCGAACGCGGACAGGCGTGGCGCGACGTCCTCGACGGTCGCTACGACCTGACCGGCGCCCTGCCGGTCAATCCCGATGGCGGGCTCAAGTCATTCGGGCACCCGGTCGGCGCCAGTGGGCTGCGGATGATCTACGAGCTGTGGCTGCAGTTCCGCGGTGAGGCGGGCAGCCGCCAGTTGCCCGAACCCCGATTGGGACTGGCGCACAACATGGGTGGGTTGCCCGGCGAGTTCATCTCGTTCATCTCCATCTTCGGTCCCACGCTCGACGCGGAACCCGCCCGATGA